Proteins encoded in a region of the Diadema setosum chromosome 7, eeDiaSeto1, whole genome shotgun sequence genome:
- the LOC140231089 gene encoding uncharacterized protein, protein MIRSLEPACRRKWPEIIQQLVFLYNATPHGMTGMSSYRLLYGREPYTPLDQLLGNVTTSWDEDFISEHVKSLQQAQDIAEKNTRAAREARKSNHDVRPMSTPISIGTRVLLRKCAFDGRHKLADKFEREPYLVTAVNQAGDVYRIRPLFGGPSKTVNRRLLTLDPRTEEQQVTLGSESNGTPQAHDFSKTAKDDTATLCPAEENSVPPFIFIWDPPNLRDGETRDDEVSCRRSTRPNKGIHSNPARLPKSVLGANH, encoded by the coding sequence ATGATCCGGTCCCTTGAACCTGCCTGCAGACGGAAATGGCCCGAGATAATCCAGCAGTTGGTGTTTCTGTACAATGCCACCCCACATGGAATGACAGGTATGTCATCCTATCGTCTGTTATATGGCAGGGAGCCATACACACCACTGGATCAACTTCTAGGTAACGTGACTACTAGCTGGGATGAAGACTTCATTTCCGAGCATGTGAAATCTCTCCAACAGGCTCAAGACATCGCGGAGAAGAACACAAGGGCTGCCAGAGAGGCTCGGAAGTCAAATCATGATGTCCGCCCCATGAGTACGCCGATATCAATAGGAACCAGAGTCCTACTTCGGAAGTGCGCCTTTGACGGCCGGCATAAATTGGCGGATAAATTTGAGAGAGAGCCCTACCTTGTGACAGCTGTCAATCAGGCAGGAGATGTCTACAGAATAAGACCCCTCTTCGGAGGACCATCAAAGACGGTTAATCGCAGATTGCTTACCCTAGATCCAAGGACAGAGGAGCAGCAGGTCACGTTGGGATCAGAATCTAACGGTACTCCCCAAGCCCATGACTTCAGTAAGACTGCCAAGGACGACACTGCCACATTGTGCCCAGCCGAAGAGAATAGTGTACCTCCCTTCATCTTTATTTGGGACCCACCAAATTTGCGTGATGGAGAGACCCGAGATGATGAGGTATCATGTCGCAGGTCGACGCGTCCTAACAAGGGGATACACAGCAATCCTGCTCGTCTCCCTAAATCTGTCCTGGGAGCCAACCACTGA